The following are encoded together in the Juglans microcarpa x Juglans regia isolate MS1-56 chromosome 2D, Jm3101_v1.0, whole genome shotgun sequence genome:
- the LOC121250381 gene encoding zinc finger BED domain-containing protein DAYSLEEPER isoform X1, whose product MMAPPDEHAMAVPDEHAMEVPNDHAMEVPDDHAMEVTDDHAMAISDVHALAISDEHALAISDEQALAISDEHALAISDEHALAISDEHALADEHALAISDEHALAISYEHSVPTPDNKRMTPEVNHELPNSETQPNKRRKKKSIVWEHFTIEAISPGCRRAQCKQCKQSFAYSTGSKVAGTSHLKRHIAKGTCTALLRSQGQNQSTPYTPRSRMGGTGSATDAPKRRYRTPGSPYIMFDQDRCRNEIARMIIMHDYPLHMVEHPGFIAFVQNLQPHFNMVSFNTIQGDCVATYLMEKQNLIKFIEGIPGRICLTLDMWTSSQTVGYVFITGHFIDSDWKLHRRVLNVIMEPYPDLDTALSHAVAACLSDWSLESKLFSLTFNQPLSEAALENLRPLLAIKNPLILNGQLLVCNCIAHTLSSMAKDVLGAGQGIIKKIRDSVKYVKTSEAHEEKFLDLKQQLQVPSERSLSLDDQTQWNTTYQMLVAASESKEVFSCLDTSDPDYKDAPSMEDWKHVETLCTYLKLLFDAANILTFTTNPAAITFFHELWKIHTELARAVASEDPFISNLTKMMLEKVEKYWKDSSLVLAIAVVMDPRFKMKLVEFSFSKVYGEEAPTYINIVNDGIHELFHEYLTLPLPLTPTYAEEGNGGSNIKMEDSQGGNLLSDHGLTDFDVYIMETTSQQMKSELDQYLEESLLPRVQEFDVLGWWKLNKMKYPTLSKMARDILSIPVSTAGPDSVFDITGKEMDRYRSSLRPETVEALICAKDWMQYGSTEASNALVRMEY is encoded by the coding sequence ATGATGGCCCCACCAGATGAGCACGCAATGGCAGTCCCAGATGAGCACGCAATGGAAGTCCCAAATGACCATGCAATGGAAGTCCCAGATGACCATGCAATGGAAGTCACAGATGACCATGCAATGGCAATCTCGGATGTGCACGCTCTGGCAATCTCGGATGAGCACGCTCTGGCAATCTCGGATGAGCAAGCTCTGGCAATCTCGGATGAGCACGCTCTGGCAATCTCAGATGAGCACGCTCTGGCAATCTCAGATGAGCACGCTCTGGCAGATGAGCACGCTTTGGCAATCTCGGATGAGCACGCTTTGGCAATCTCCTATGAGCATTCAGTGCCAACCCCAGATAACAAAAGGATGACTCCAGAAGTGAACCATGAGCTGCCAAATTCAGAAACACAACCTAacaagagaaggaagaaaaagtcCATAGTATGGGAGCACTTCACCATAGAAGCTATTAGTCCTGGATGTAGACGGGCACAATGCAAGCAATGCAAGCAAAGTTTTGCATACAGTACAGGTTCTAAAGTTGCTGGAACCAGCCACCTGAAACGCCACATTGCCAAGGGGACCTGCACAGCACTTCTACGTAGCCAGGGGCAGAATCAGTCAACACCATATACCCCACGTTCAAGGATGGGAGGAACTGGCAGTGCAACTGATGCACCAAAACGACGTTACAGAACTCCTGGCTCACCCTACATTATGTTTGATCAGGATCGTTGCCGCAATGAGATTGCTAGGATGATAATCATGCATGACTACCCCCTTCACATGGTTGAACATCCGGGGTTTATAGCTTTCGTCCAGAATCTTCAGCCCCATTTCAACATGGTGAGTTTCAATACTATCCAAGGGGATTGTGTTGCAACTTACTTGATGGAaaagcaaaacctaataaaGTTTATCGAGGGCATTCCTGGGCGCATTTGCCTTACACTGGATATGTGGACTTCGAGCCAAACAGTAGGTTATGTGTTTATAACTGGACActtcattgatagtgattggaagTTGCACAGGCGGGTTCTCAATGTCATAATGGAACCATATCCTGATTTGGACACTGCCCTTAGTCATGCTGTTGCTGCTTGCCTTTCTGATTGGAGTTTGGAGAGCAAGTTATTTTCTCTAACTTTTAATCAGCCGCTAAGTGAAGCTGCTCTTGAGAATCTTAGGCCTCTTCTTGCCATTAAGAACCCTCTAATCCTCAATGGTCAATTATTAGTTTGTAATTGCATTGCACACACTTTGAGCAGCATGGCAAAAGATGTACTAGGGGCAGGGCAAGGAATAATCAAGAAAATCCGGGATAGTGTTAAGTATGTGAAGACATCAGAAGCCCATGAGGAAAAGTTTCTCGATCTCAAGCAACAGCTTCAAGTTCCCAGTGAAAGGAGTCTATCTCTTGATGATCAGACCCAATGGAATACAACCTATCAAATGCTGGTGGCTGCTTCTGAGTCAAAGGAAGTGTTTTCTTGTTTGGATACTTCTGATCCTGATTACAAGGATGCCCCATCAATGGAAGATTGGAAGCATGTTGAGACTCTCTGTACATACTTGAAACTTCTCTTTGACGCAGCAAACATCCTGACCTTCACAACTAACCCAGCTGCAATTACATTCTTTCACGAATTGTGGAAGATTCACACAGAACTAGCTCGTGCTGTTGCAAGTGAGGATCCCTTCATCAGCAACCTCACTAAAATGATgctagaaaaagttgaaaaatactGGAAAGATAGCAGCCTGGTTTTGGCAATTGCAGTGGTCATGGATCCACGTTTTAAGATGAAGCTTGTGGAGTTCAGTTTCTCAAAAGTCTATGGCGAAGAAGCCCCCACATATATTAACATTGTCAATGATGGAATTCATGAGCTCTTTCATGAATATTTGACACTTCCTTTGCCTCTAACGCCAACTTACGCCGAAGAAGGAAATGGCGGAAGCAATATTAAGATGGAGGATTCCCAGGGAGGAAATCTTCTGTCTGATCATGGACTCACAgattttgatgtttatattaTGGAGACTACAAGCCAACAGATGAAGTCAGAGCTGGATCAGTATTTGGAAGAGTCTTTATTGCCTCGTGTGCAGGAGTTCGATGTGTTAGGCTGGTGGAAGCTAAACAAGATGAAATACCCTACACTTTCAAAGATGGCTCGTGATATTTTGTCTATTCCAGTGTCTACTGCTGGTCCTGACTCTGTATTTGATATAACAGGCAAGGAGATGGATCGATATAGGAGTTCTCTACGACCAGAGACAGTGGAAGCACTTATATGTGCTAAGGATTGGATGCAGTACGGCTCAACAGAAGCTTCAAACGCACTTGTAAGAATGGAATATTAG
- the LOC121250381 gene encoding zinc finger BED domain-containing protein DAYSLEEPER isoform X2 produces MMAPPDEHAMAVPDEHAMEVTDDHAMAISDVHALAISDEHALAISDEQALAISDEHALAISDEHALAISDEHALADEHALAISDEHALAISYEHSVPTPDNKRMTPEVNHELPNSETQPNKRRKKKSIVWEHFTIEAISPGCRRAQCKQCKQSFAYSTGSKVAGTSHLKRHIAKGTCTALLRSQGQNQSTPYTPRSRMGGTGSATDAPKRRYRTPGSPYIMFDQDRCRNEIARMIIMHDYPLHMVEHPGFIAFVQNLQPHFNMVSFNTIQGDCVATYLMEKQNLIKFIEGIPGRICLTLDMWTSSQTVGYVFITGHFIDSDWKLHRRVLNVIMEPYPDLDTALSHAVAACLSDWSLESKLFSLTFNQPLSEAALENLRPLLAIKNPLILNGQLLVCNCIAHTLSSMAKDVLGAGQGIIKKIRDSVKYVKTSEAHEEKFLDLKQQLQVPSERSLSLDDQTQWNTTYQMLVAASESKEVFSCLDTSDPDYKDAPSMEDWKHVETLCTYLKLLFDAANILTFTTNPAAITFFHELWKIHTELARAVASEDPFISNLTKMMLEKVEKYWKDSSLVLAIAVVMDPRFKMKLVEFSFSKVYGEEAPTYINIVNDGIHELFHEYLTLPLPLTPTYAEEGNGGSNIKMEDSQGGNLLSDHGLTDFDVYIMETTSQQMKSELDQYLEESLLPRVQEFDVLGWWKLNKMKYPTLSKMARDILSIPVSTAGPDSVFDITGKEMDRYRSSLRPETVEALICAKDWMQYGSTEASNALVRMEY; encoded by the exons ATGATGGCCCCACCAGATGAGCACGCAATGGCAGTCCCAGATGAGCAC GCAATGGAAGTCACAGATGACCATGCAATGGCAATCTCGGATGTGCACGCTCTGGCAATCTCGGATGAGCACGCTCTGGCAATCTCGGATGAGCAAGCTCTGGCAATCTCGGATGAGCACGCTCTGGCAATCTCAGATGAGCACGCTCTGGCAATCTCAGATGAGCACGCTCTGGCAGATGAGCACGCTTTGGCAATCTCGGATGAGCACGCTTTGGCAATCTCCTATGAGCATTCAGTGCCAACCCCAGATAACAAAAGGATGACTCCAGAAGTGAACCATGAGCTGCCAAATTCAGAAACACAACCTAacaagagaaggaagaaaaagtcCATAGTATGGGAGCACTTCACCATAGAAGCTATTAGTCCTGGATGTAGACGGGCACAATGCAAGCAATGCAAGCAAAGTTTTGCATACAGTACAGGTTCTAAAGTTGCTGGAACCAGCCACCTGAAACGCCACATTGCCAAGGGGACCTGCACAGCACTTCTACGTAGCCAGGGGCAGAATCAGTCAACACCATATACCCCACGTTCAAGGATGGGAGGAACTGGCAGTGCAACTGATGCACCAAAACGACGTTACAGAACTCCTGGCTCACCCTACATTATGTTTGATCAGGATCGTTGCCGCAATGAGATTGCTAGGATGATAATCATGCATGACTACCCCCTTCACATGGTTGAACATCCGGGGTTTATAGCTTTCGTCCAGAATCTTCAGCCCCATTTCAACATGGTGAGTTTCAATACTATCCAAGGGGATTGTGTTGCAACTTACTTGATGGAaaagcaaaacctaataaaGTTTATCGAGGGCATTCCTGGGCGCATTTGCCTTACACTGGATATGTGGACTTCGAGCCAAACAGTAGGTTATGTGTTTATAACTGGACActtcattgatagtgattggaagTTGCACAGGCGGGTTCTCAATGTCATAATGGAACCATATCCTGATTTGGACACTGCCCTTAGTCATGCTGTTGCTGCTTGCCTTTCTGATTGGAGTTTGGAGAGCAAGTTATTTTCTCTAACTTTTAATCAGCCGCTAAGTGAAGCTGCTCTTGAGAATCTTAGGCCTCTTCTTGCCATTAAGAACCCTCTAATCCTCAATGGTCAATTATTAGTTTGTAATTGCATTGCACACACTTTGAGCAGCATGGCAAAAGATGTACTAGGGGCAGGGCAAGGAATAATCAAGAAAATCCGGGATAGTGTTAAGTATGTGAAGACATCAGAAGCCCATGAGGAAAAGTTTCTCGATCTCAAGCAACAGCTTCAAGTTCCCAGTGAAAGGAGTCTATCTCTTGATGATCAGACCCAATGGAATACAACCTATCAAATGCTGGTGGCTGCTTCTGAGTCAAAGGAAGTGTTTTCTTGTTTGGATACTTCTGATCCTGATTACAAGGATGCCCCATCAATGGAAGATTGGAAGCATGTTGAGACTCTCTGTACATACTTGAAACTTCTCTTTGACGCAGCAAACATCCTGACCTTCACAACTAACCCAGCTGCAATTACATTCTTTCACGAATTGTGGAAGATTCACACAGAACTAGCTCGTGCTGTTGCAAGTGAGGATCCCTTCATCAGCAACCTCACTAAAATGATgctagaaaaagttgaaaaatactGGAAAGATAGCAGCCTGGTTTTGGCAATTGCAGTGGTCATGGATCCACGTTTTAAGATGAAGCTTGTGGAGTTCAGTTTCTCAAAAGTCTATGGCGAAGAAGCCCCCACATATATTAACATTGTCAATGATGGAATTCATGAGCTCTTTCATGAATATTTGACACTTCCTTTGCCTCTAACGCCAACTTACGCCGAAGAAGGAAATGGCGGAAGCAATATTAAGATGGAGGATTCCCAGGGAGGAAATCTTCTGTCTGATCATGGACTCACAgattttgatgtttatattaTGGAGACTACAAGCCAACAGATGAAGTCAGAGCTGGATCAGTATTTGGAAGAGTCTTTATTGCCTCGTGTGCAGGAGTTCGATGTGTTAGGCTGGTGGAAGCTAAACAAGATGAAATACCCTACACTTTCAAAGATGGCTCGTGATATTTTGTCTATTCCAGTGTCTACTGCTGGTCCTGACTCTGTATTTGATATAACAGGCAAGGAGATGGATCGATATAGGAGTTCTCTACGACCAGAGACAGTGGAAGCACTTATATGTGCTAAGGATTGGATGCAGTACGGCTCAACAGAAGCTTCAAACGCACTTGTAAGAATGGAATATTAG
- the LOC121250381 gene encoding zinc finger BED domain-containing protein DAYSLEEPER isoform X3, whose translation MMAPPDEHAMAVPDEHAMEVPNDHAMEVPDDHAMEVTDDHAMAISDVHALAISDEHALAISDEHALAISDEHALAISYEHSVPTPDNKRMTPEVNHELPNSETQPNKRRKKKSIVWEHFTIEAISPGCRRAQCKQCKQSFAYSTGSKVAGTSHLKRHIAKGTCTALLRSQGQNQSTPYTPRSRMGGTGSATDAPKRRYRTPGSPYIMFDQDRCRNEIARMIIMHDYPLHMVEHPGFIAFVQNLQPHFNMVSFNTIQGDCVATYLMEKQNLIKFIEGIPGRICLTLDMWTSSQTVGYVFITGHFIDSDWKLHRRVLNVIMEPYPDLDTALSHAVAACLSDWSLESKLFSLTFNQPLSEAALENLRPLLAIKNPLILNGQLLVCNCIAHTLSSMAKDVLGAGQGIIKKIRDSVKYVKTSEAHEEKFLDLKQQLQVPSERSLSLDDQTQWNTTYQMLVAASESKEVFSCLDTSDPDYKDAPSMEDWKHVETLCTYLKLLFDAANILTFTTNPAAITFFHELWKIHTELARAVASEDPFISNLTKMMLEKVEKYWKDSSLVLAIAVVMDPRFKMKLVEFSFSKVYGEEAPTYINIVNDGIHELFHEYLTLPLPLTPTYAEEGNGGSNIKMEDSQGGNLLSDHGLTDFDVYIMETTSQQMKSELDQYLEESLLPRVQEFDVLGWWKLNKMKYPTLSKMARDILSIPVSTAGPDSVFDITGKEMDRYRSSLRPETVEALICAKDWMQYGSTEASNALVRMEY comes from the exons ATGATGGCCCCACCAGATGAGCACGCAATGGCAGTCCCAGATGAGCACGCAATGGAAGTCCCAAATGACCATGCAATGGAAGTCCCAGATGACCATGCAATGGAAGTCACAGATGACCATGCAATGGCAATCTCGGATGTGCACGCTCTGGCAATCTCGGATGAGCACGCTCTGGCAATCTCGG ATGAGCACGCTTTGGCAATCTCGGATGAGCACGCTTTGGCAATCTCCTATGAGCATTCAGTGCCAACCCCAGATAACAAAAGGATGACTCCAGAAGTGAACCATGAGCTGCCAAATTCAGAAACACAACCTAacaagagaaggaagaaaaagtcCATAGTATGGGAGCACTTCACCATAGAAGCTATTAGTCCTGGATGTAGACGGGCACAATGCAAGCAATGCAAGCAAAGTTTTGCATACAGTACAGGTTCTAAAGTTGCTGGAACCAGCCACCTGAAACGCCACATTGCCAAGGGGACCTGCACAGCACTTCTACGTAGCCAGGGGCAGAATCAGTCAACACCATATACCCCACGTTCAAGGATGGGAGGAACTGGCAGTGCAACTGATGCACCAAAACGACGTTACAGAACTCCTGGCTCACCCTACATTATGTTTGATCAGGATCGTTGCCGCAATGAGATTGCTAGGATGATAATCATGCATGACTACCCCCTTCACATGGTTGAACATCCGGGGTTTATAGCTTTCGTCCAGAATCTTCAGCCCCATTTCAACATGGTGAGTTTCAATACTATCCAAGGGGATTGTGTTGCAACTTACTTGATGGAaaagcaaaacctaataaaGTTTATCGAGGGCATTCCTGGGCGCATTTGCCTTACACTGGATATGTGGACTTCGAGCCAAACAGTAGGTTATGTGTTTATAACTGGACActtcattgatagtgattggaagTTGCACAGGCGGGTTCTCAATGTCATAATGGAACCATATCCTGATTTGGACACTGCCCTTAGTCATGCTGTTGCTGCTTGCCTTTCTGATTGGAGTTTGGAGAGCAAGTTATTTTCTCTAACTTTTAATCAGCCGCTAAGTGAAGCTGCTCTTGAGAATCTTAGGCCTCTTCTTGCCATTAAGAACCCTCTAATCCTCAATGGTCAATTATTAGTTTGTAATTGCATTGCACACACTTTGAGCAGCATGGCAAAAGATGTACTAGGGGCAGGGCAAGGAATAATCAAGAAAATCCGGGATAGTGTTAAGTATGTGAAGACATCAGAAGCCCATGAGGAAAAGTTTCTCGATCTCAAGCAACAGCTTCAAGTTCCCAGTGAAAGGAGTCTATCTCTTGATGATCAGACCCAATGGAATACAACCTATCAAATGCTGGTGGCTGCTTCTGAGTCAAAGGAAGTGTTTTCTTGTTTGGATACTTCTGATCCTGATTACAAGGATGCCCCATCAATGGAAGATTGGAAGCATGTTGAGACTCTCTGTACATACTTGAAACTTCTCTTTGACGCAGCAAACATCCTGACCTTCACAACTAACCCAGCTGCAATTACATTCTTTCACGAATTGTGGAAGATTCACACAGAACTAGCTCGTGCTGTTGCAAGTGAGGATCCCTTCATCAGCAACCTCACTAAAATGATgctagaaaaagttgaaaaatactGGAAAGATAGCAGCCTGGTTTTGGCAATTGCAGTGGTCATGGATCCACGTTTTAAGATGAAGCTTGTGGAGTTCAGTTTCTCAAAAGTCTATGGCGAAGAAGCCCCCACATATATTAACATTGTCAATGATGGAATTCATGAGCTCTTTCATGAATATTTGACACTTCCTTTGCCTCTAACGCCAACTTACGCCGAAGAAGGAAATGGCGGAAGCAATATTAAGATGGAGGATTCCCAGGGAGGAAATCTTCTGTCTGATCATGGACTCACAgattttgatgtttatattaTGGAGACTACAAGCCAACAGATGAAGTCAGAGCTGGATCAGTATTTGGAAGAGTCTTTATTGCCTCGTGTGCAGGAGTTCGATGTGTTAGGCTGGTGGAAGCTAAACAAGATGAAATACCCTACACTTTCAAAGATGGCTCGTGATATTTTGTCTATTCCAGTGTCTACTGCTGGTCCTGACTCTGTATTTGATATAACAGGCAAGGAGATGGATCGATATAGGAGTTCTCTACGACCAGAGACAGTGGAAGCACTTATATGTGCTAAGGATTGGATGCAGTACGGCTCAACAGAAGCTTCAAACGCACTTGTAAGAATGGAATATTAG